The DNA sequence GAAATTATGTCGCCAGGCAGGACTGACATTCCTTTTCCGCCGCCTGCTTTGTCTCCTTTGAAGATTGAATAGCTTCTAAAATATTCTGCTACTCCCTTTTTTGCCTGAATTGACATCATAGCAACAAGCCACAAAACCAGAAAGAGTGCCATCATTGCTGTTACAAAATCAGCATATGCAACCTTCCATGCACCGCCATGATGGCCTCCATGAACAGTTTTTTTAATCTTTTTGATAATTATTGGATTGCCGCTTCCTTCCTCAGGCATATTTTAACCCTTTTTTATGCTGCTTTTTTCTTTCTTACCTTTTCTTCCAATTCTTTGAAGGACGGTTTTGTATCACTATATAGAACTCGCCTTCCATACTCAACAGCCATTTGAGGAGGAACTTCCTTCGCAAAAGCAAGAATTGAGCATTTTATCACTTCGAGATACTTGCTTTCTTCCTTTGCCTTCAACTCAAGATGGCTTCCTATTGGACCTACAATTCCGTAACACAAAAGTATTCCAAGAAAAGTTCCCACTAATGCCGCTGCAACGCTATGCCCTATTACTTCCGGAGATTCATCCATTTTACCCATTGTAATAACAACACCAAGGACTGCGGCAACTATACCAAAACCGGGAAGAGAATCTCCTACTTTTGTAATTATGGAGGGGCTTGTTTCTGCCTCAGCATGGTGCGTCTCTAATTCAACATCCATCATATCTTCAAGGTCAGAGGGTTTTACTCCAACAATATAGACACGCAAATTATCACATAAAAACTTCAAAGCATGGTGATTGGAAAGAACACTAGGATATTTCTTGAAAAGTTCGCTCTTGTCCGGCGCTTCTATATCACTTTCTATATGTAAAACGCCTTCTTTTCTGATTTTTACAAATATATCATATAGGAGATTGAGAAGTTCAAGATAGGCTTTTTTATCATATGCGGAGCCTTTAAAAACAGTAGGTATCTTTTTTACAATATCGCTTAAGATTGAGGGAGGACATGTTACAATTAATGACCCCAATGCGGCACCGCCAATAATAATCAATTCTGCTGGCTGAATGAGTACTGAAAGATTTCCATGTTCTAAAAGATAACCTGAAATGATAGAGCCGATTACTACTACAATCCCTATAATAGCAAACATATCAATTCATCCCTGAATTTTTAGTTATTCATTTATTCGGTTATATACGCC is a window from the Candidatus Schekmanbacteria bacterium genome containing:
- the motA gene encoding flagellar motor stator protein MotA, producing the protein MFAIIGIVVVIGSIISGYLLEHGNLSVLIQPAELIIIGGAALGSLIVTCPPSILSDIVKKIPTVFKGSAYDKKAYLELLNLLYDIFVKIRKEGVLHIESDIEAPDKSELFKKYPSVLSNHHALKFLCDNLRVYIVGVKPSDLEDMMDVELETHHAEAETSPSIITKVGDSLPGFGIVAAVLGVVITMGKMDESPEVIGHSVAAALVGTFLGILLCYGIVGPIGSHLELKAKEESKYLEVIKCSILAFAKEVPPQMAVEYGRRVLYSDTKPSFKELEEKVRKKKAA